A window of the Paenibacillus woosongensis genome harbors these coding sequences:
- a CDS encoding FecCD family ABC transporter permease, whose product MYRPRNPRFAGVFMIGLALVLAAAYISLTNGTFDIGIRDVVRTLLRIHPQPEHDLVIFEFRLPRIVIALLVGAGLGLAGAVIQSITRNGLADPGILGINSGAGAAMVMFLFFYQGQIRGDGWLSILAMPLFGLAGGLIAAMLIYMFSWKNGRLEPQRLLLTGIAIGSGLSAVSLYLTLKMNPGDFEMAAVWNMGSIYNANWKYIISMLPWLLLLGPLIVWKSYMLDLFQLDEDSVISVGIASEKEKALLLLCSIGIVSACVSVSGGVGFVGLMAPHIARRLVGQAHRHMLPVCGIVGALLVMLADYIGRTAFAPSELPVGVVIALLGVPYFIFLLYRAKGRGIA is encoded by the coding sequence GTGTATAGACCAAGGAATCCACGTTTTGCCGGGGTGTTTATGATTGGACTTGCCCTGGTTCTCGCGGCGGCGTATATCAGTCTGACGAACGGCACCTTCGATATCGGAATCCGGGATGTCGTCCGGACGCTGCTGCGCATTCACCCCCAGCCGGAGCACGATTTGGTTATTTTTGAGTTTCGGCTGCCGCGGATCGTCATTGCGCTGCTTGTCGGGGCTGGGCTAGGGTTGGCTGGAGCCGTCATTCAGAGTATTACCCGCAATGGATTGGCCGATCCCGGCATTTTGGGGATTAATTCTGGCGCAGGGGCGGCCATGGTTATGTTCCTCTTTTTCTATCAAGGACAAATCCGAGGGGACGGGTGGCTGTCTATTCTGGCGATGCCGCTTTTTGGCTTGGCAGGCGGGCTGATTGCTGCGATGCTGATTTACATGTTCTCTTGGAAAAACGGCCGGCTGGAGCCGCAGCGGCTGCTGCTTACCGGCATTGCGATCGGCTCGGGCTTAAGCGCCGTTTCCCTGTACCTGACTTTGAAAATGAACCCTGGCGATTTTGAAATGGCCGCGGTCTGGAATATGGGCAGCATTTATAACGCCAACTGGAAATATATCATTTCCATGCTTCCCTGGCTTCTGCTTCTCGGACCGCTCATTGTGTGGAAGTCGTACATGCTCGATTTGTTCCAGCTGGATGAAGACAGCGTGATTAGCGTGGGGATTGCCTCGGAAAAAGAAAAAGCCTTGCTCTTGCTGTGCAGCATCGGCATTGTCAGCGCCTGCGTGTCCGTCTCGGGCGGGGTCGGCTTTGTCGGATTGATGGCCCCGCATATTGCAAGGCGCCTTGTTGGCCAGGCGCACCGGCACATGCTGCCGGTTTGCGGCATAGTGGGGGCGCTGCTGGTCATGCTGGCGGATTATATCGGCAGGACGGCATTTGCTCCGTCGGAACTGCCGGTAGGCGTTGTTATAGCCTTGCTTGGCGTGCCCTATTTCATCTTTCTGCTCTACAGAGCCAAAGGCCGGGGCATTGCCTGA
- a CDS encoding alpha/beta hydrolase encodes MRSTAANRDYRIFAFKPEEAPPSGGYPVIYLLDGNALFATTVDAVRAQSRVQKKTGVSPAVVIGIGYPGDALFDPARYYDYTMPTQPDQIIPGPGGKPWPELGGVNEFIAFIEQDLKPEVERQFPIDDGRQAVMGHSLGGLFVLQALFGHPHLFQNYIAGSPSIHWNKSYMAEAEQRFVSRMGQGAGQADSSSRPKKLSLLITAGELEQSHPSRMVENASGLADRLAKLAEQGSELRVEYCVFAGESHISVLPALISRAVRFALVQAANG; translated from the coding sequence ATGCGCTCAACGGCAGCGAACCGCGATTATCGCATTTTTGCCTTTAAGCCGGAGGAAGCGCCGCCTTCAGGCGGCTATCCGGTCATCTATTTGCTAGACGGAAATGCGCTATTTGCTACTACGGTGGATGCTGTCCGTGCACAATCCCGTGTACAGAAGAAAACCGGTGTGTCTCCCGCCGTTGTGATCGGCATCGGCTATCCGGGCGATGCGCTATTTGATCCTGCGCGCTACTATGATTACACGATGCCGACGCAGCCTGATCAGATTATTCCGGGACCGGGGGGCAAGCCGTGGCCGGAGCTGGGCGGCGTCAATGAGTTCATTGCCTTCATCGAGCAGGATCTGAAGCCGGAGGTGGAACGTCAATTTCCCATTGATGACGGCAGACAGGCTGTAATGGGGCATTCCCTTGGCGGCTTGTTCGTGCTGCAGGCTCTGTTCGGTCATCCGCATTTATTTCAGAACTATATTGCGGGCAGTCCCTCGATTCATTGGAACAAGTCCTATATGGCTGAAGCGGAGCAGAGATTTGTATCCCGTATGGGGCAGGGAGCTGGGCAGGCGGATAGCTCAAGCAGGCCCAAAAAGCTAAGCTTGCTGATTACAGCAGGGGAGCTGGAGCAGTCACATCCCAGCCGAATGGTCGAGAACGCGAGCGGGCTCGCTGACCGACTGGCGAAGCTGGCTGAGCAGGGATCTGAGCTGCGCGTGGAATATTGCGTGTTTGCCGGGGAGAGCCACATCTCGGTGCTGCCCGCCTTGATCAGTCGTGCGGTCCGCTTTGCGCTCGTTCAAGCAGCAAACGGCTAG
- a CDS encoding ABC transporter ATP-binding protein → MIRRFFAYYRPYKGLFLLDFGCALIAGLLELGFPLVVNRFVDDLLPNEEWNLIVWASLGLLALYLLNTVLMYIVNYWGHMLGINIETDMRKKLFDHIQKLSFRFFDNTKTGHLMSRLTNDMMQIGEMAHHGPEDLFIAVMTLAGSFTLMLTINWKLAVLTFVVVPVIIWLVVYFNGKMTKAIHQLFTDVGDFNARVEDNVGGIRVVQAFANEEHEKERFAVNNGRFRLTKLFSYKLIAKNSAISYMMMRLVTLFVMVCGTWFVIRGQLSYGEFVGFLLLTNVFFRPIEKINAIIESYPQGFAGFKRYVELLDTEPDIADRPDAVEISELRREIRYEGVSFGYDSESSVLININLTIRQGETVAFVGPSGAGKTTLCSLLPRFYEVQSGAITIDGVDIRDIKMQSLRHQIGIVQQDVYLFTGTIRENILYGKLNASEEEIWVAARRARLDEFIRSQPDGMETVIGERGVKLSGGQKQRLAIARMFLKNPPILILDEATSALDTETEQVIQQSLAELSAGRTTLVIAHRLATIKNADRIVVVNEEGIAEQGTHEELLAARGPYSRLHQAQFQSAVGAL, encoded by the coding sequence ATGATTCGCCGTTTTTTTGCTTACTACCGGCCCTATAAGGGCTTGTTCCTGCTTGATTTCGGCTGCGCCTTGATCGCCGGCCTGCTGGAGCTGGGTTTTCCTTTGGTCGTAAACCGGTTTGTGGATGATTTACTGCCCAATGAAGAATGGAATCTGATCGTATGGGCATCGCTGGGATTGCTGGCATTATATCTGTTAAATACGGTTCTGATGTATATTGTCAATTACTGGGGGCATATGCTCGGGATAAATATCGAAACGGATATGCGCAAAAAGCTGTTTGATCATATTCAGAAACTAAGCTTCCGTTTTTTCGATAACACGAAGACAGGGCATCTGATGTCGAGACTGACGAACGACATGATGCAAATTGGCGAAATGGCTCACCATGGACCCGAGGATCTGTTCATAGCCGTCATGACGCTGGCCGGCTCTTTCACGCTCATGCTTACGATTAACTGGAAGCTGGCGGTTCTCACCTTTGTTGTCGTTCCCGTCATCATTTGGCTTGTCGTGTATTTTAACGGCAAAATGACCAAGGCGATTCATCAGCTCTTCACCGACGTCGGCGACTTTAACGCGCGTGTCGAAGATAACGTCGGCGGTATTCGCGTGGTGCAGGCGTTTGCGAACGAAGAGCATGAGAAGGAAAGATTCGCAGTGAATAACGGCCGGTTCCGTCTGACGAAATTGTTCTCCTATAAGCTGATCGCCAAGAACAGCGCCATCAGTTACATGATGATGCGCCTGGTGACGCTGTTTGTCATGGTTTGCGGTACGTGGTTCGTCATTCGCGGCCAGTTGTCCTACGGCGAGTTTGTCGGCTTCCTGCTGTTGACGAACGTCTTCTTCCGGCCGATTGAGAAAATCAATGCGATCATCGAGAGCTACCCGCAAGGCTTCGCAGGCTTTAAGCGCTATGTCGAGCTGCTCGATACCGAACCGGATATTGCGGATAGGCCGGATGCCGTGGAGATCAGCGAACTGCGAAGGGAGATTCGCTATGAGGGTGTGTCCTTCGGATACGATAGCGAATCGTCTGTACTAATCAATATTAACCTGACGATTCGTCAAGGCGAGACGGTGGCCTTTGTCGGACCTTCTGGTGCCGGCAAGACGACATTGTGCAGCCTGCTGCCGCGTTTCTATGAAGTGCAATCAGGAGCGATTACAATAGACGGCGTAGACATTCGGGACATCAAGATGCAGTCGCTGCGCCATCAGATCGGGATCGTGCAGCAGGACGTGTATTTATTTACAGGAACTATTCGCGAAAATATACTGTACGGCAAGCTGAATGCATCGGAAGAGGAGATCTGGGTGGCGGCGCGCCGGGCCCGACTGGACGAATTTATCCGATCCCAGCCTGACGGCATGGAGACGGTTATAGGTGAACGGGGCGTGAAGCTGTCCGGCGGACAGAAGCAGCGTCTCGCGATCGCGCGGATGTTCCTCAAGAATCCGCCGATTCTCATTCTGGATGAAGCGACCTCTGCGCTGGATACGGAGACGGAGCAGGTCATTCAGCAATCACTGGCCGAATTGTCTGCAGGCCGTACAACGCTTGTAATCGCCCACCGGCTGGCAACGATCAAAAATGCTGACCGCATCGTCGTCGTCAACGAGGAGGGCATTGCCGAGCAGGGAACGCATGAGGAGCTGCTCGCAGCTCGCGGCCCGTACAGCCGTTTGCATCAAGCGCAGTTTCAAAGCGCGGTCGGAGCTCTGTAA
- a CDS encoding serine hydrolase domain-containing protein — protein sequence MNKKGRIAVSIMLAASLLMPMGSVAADSGIGTEYESSKQHFSREYKVTRDTASKKAKLLVESYATNSVQYALIDQGDIVISGVASNDAGKGKAEVSATTMYGIGSTSKMFAAAAVMKLVDEGKVDLDVPVVNYITDFKMKDPRYKQITPRMLLNHSSGLQGGALSNTFLFEDNDTYAHDQLLAQLAEQNLKADPGAFSVYCNDGFTLAEILVERVSGLSFTDYIHTAFTKPLNMKHTKTPQDHVKTSQSAPLYFPVYPGRLPNETVNVIGSGGIYSTAEDLAKFSQIFTGQVDSIISKKSVKAMQQEEFRRGLWPKEADSAFGFGLGWDTVNMFPFSEYGIQALSKGGDTMLYHASLVVLPEHNMAAAVVSSGGSSMTDQLLANEILLSALQEKGVIPELKPEKSHGLPVKAAMPKEAAEHAGIYGVSNALMKVDITEDSEMIVSVLNIPDYPVEKYVYTADGSFVKEDGTTKASFVREKNGRTYLWLRAYSTLPGLGQTAISHYAAEKLEAHSLPAEAQAAWKEREGKKYFAVNEKYSSVLYLAMMPVQTVEIFPEAPNYLLNRKMIDANRAVSELQIPAMGGRDTMDYNFFSQSGLEYLEIGGSLFVREEAVKPLYSGSRSFLTIQEEGFARWLSVPEAAAGKTMKVTVPSNGSFAVYDEHGICLNFERVSGSNTVNLPNNGTIVFAGDKGATFQIELN from the coding sequence ATGAACAAAAAAGGACGTATCGCCGTATCGATTATGCTTGCTGCGAGCCTGCTCATGCCGATGGGAAGTGTGGCGGCAGACAGTGGGATTGGGACAGAGTATGAGAGCTCCAAACAGCATTTCAGCCGGGAATACAAGGTTACTAGAGATACTGCTTCCAAGAAGGCCAAGCTGCTGGTAGAATCCTATGCTACAAACAGTGTGCAGTATGCGCTGATCGATCAGGGGGACATCGTAATTTCCGGGGTAGCCAGCAACGATGCGGGGAAGGGAAAGGCTGAGGTATCTGCCACGACGATGTATGGCATCGGGTCCACCAGCAAAATGTTTGCCGCAGCTGCAGTTATGAAGCTAGTTGATGAGGGCAAGGTAGATTTGGACGTTCCCGTCGTCAACTACATAACGGATTTCAAAATGAAAGACCCGCGCTATAAGCAAATCACGCCGCGCATGCTGCTGAATCACTCCTCCGGGCTGCAGGGGGGCGCCCTTAGCAACACGTTCTTGTTCGAGGATAACGACACTTACGCGCATGATCAGTTATTGGCGCAGCTTGCCGAGCAGAATTTGAAAGCTGACCCGGGCGCATTCTCGGTATATTGCAATGACGGCTTCACGCTGGCTGAAATTTTAGTTGAGCGTGTCAGCGGGCTCAGCTTCACGGATTATATTCACACGGCCTTTACAAAGCCATTAAACATGAAGCATACGAAAACGCCGCAGGATCATGTTAAAACGAGCCAGTCGGCACCGTTATACTTTCCGGTATATCCAGGGCGGCTGCCAAATGAAACTGTCAATGTCATCGGTTCGGGCGGTATTTATTCTACAGCAGAGGACTTGGCAAAATTCTCGCAAATATTTACGGGTCAGGTCGATTCGATCATCAGTAAAAAATCGGTCAAAGCGATGCAGCAGGAAGAATTTAGAAGAGGATTGTGGCCTAAGGAAGCGGATTCGGCGTTTGGGTTCGGGCTTGGCTGGGACACGGTAAATATGTTCCCGTTCAGCGAATATGGCATTCAGGCGCTGTCCAAGGGTGGTGACACGATGCTGTACCATGCTTCCCTCGTGGTGCTTCCAGAGCATAATATGGCTGCCGCAGTGGTCTCATCAGGCGGGAGCAGCATGACAGATCAATTGCTTGCCAATGAAATCCTCCTTAGCGCACTTCAAGAAAAAGGTGTTATTCCTGAACTGAAACCGGAGAAATCGCATGGACTCCCTGTCAAGGCGGCCATGCCGAAAGAGGCTGCTGAGCATGCCGGCATCTACGGAGTGAGCAACGCACTAATGAAAGTGGACATCACCGAAGATAGCGAAATGATTGTATCCGTACTTAATATACCGGATTATCCGGTCGAGAAGTATGTCTATACGGCGGATGGTTCTTTTGTCAAAGAGGATGGCACAACCAAGGCAAGTTTTGTTCGTGAAAAGAACGGGCGCACCTATTTATGGCTCAGAGCCTATTCCACGCTGCCTGGCTTAGGGCAGACGGCGATATCTCATTATGCCGCAGAGAAGCTGGAGGCGCATTCCTTGCCGGCCGAGGCACAAGCGGCTTGGAAGGAAAGGGAGGGGAAGAAATATTTCGCGGTTAATGAGAAGTATTCCTCTGTTCTGTATTTGGCAATGATGCCTGTCCAGACTGTGGAGATATTCCCGGAGGCGCCGAATTACTTGCTCAACCGCAAAATGATCGATGCGAACAGAGCGGTCAGCGAGCTGCAAATTCCAGCCATGGGCGGAAGGGATACGATGGATTATAATTTCTTCAGCCAGAGCGGGCTGGAGTATTTAGAAATCGGCGGAAGCTTGTTTGTTCGCGAAGAAGCCGTCAAACCGCTTTATTCCGGATCGCGTTCCTTCCTCACCATTCAAGAAGAAGGATTTGCGAGATGGCTCTCCGTTCCCGAAGCGGCGGCGGGTAAGACGATGAAGGTAACAGTGCCATCCAATGGTTCGTTTGCCGTCTATGATGAGCATGGGATCTGCTTGAACTTCGAACGCGTCAGCGGCAGCAATACCGTAAACCTGCCGAACAACGGCACGATTGTATTTGCGGGCGATAAAGGGGCAACATTCCAGATCGAGTTGAATTGA
- a CDS encoding glycosyltransferase family 2 protein has product MQTDLVIVTYNSASYIQRCLDAIRTYTPSDYAIIVVDNGSTDGTMEYLQSFPDIKLIQNGRNKGFASAVNLGIVNGSSETIVIMNPDVFVTKGWLPPLIDALWRDEQTAIVAPKLINSSNQLVGVGTNMDWTSPYFLCPNEPGILEETRECLAINGACFLLKRQLLDKLGLLDEQYFHYFEETDYCFNAIYCGYKILFCPDSTIYHEYYPNPEREEAIKQYWVHSEARFNRKWSYQGNGIVAKNA; this is encoded by the coding sequence GTGCAGACAGATCTCGTGATTGTAACCTACAATTCAGCTTCTTACATTCAGCGTTGCCTTGATGCCATAAGAACATATACGCCATCTGACTATGCCATCATCGTTGTCGATAACGGGAGTACGGACGGTACTATGGAGTACTTACAAAGCTTCCCCGATATCAAGCTGATCCAAAACGGCCGTAACAAGGGGTTCGCCAGTGCGGTTAACCTCGGAATCGTGAACGGTTCCTCAGAAACGATCGTGATTATGAATCCCGACGTATTCGTAACGAAAGGTTGGCTGCCGCCTCTAATAGACGCCCTATGGAGGGATGAACAAACAGCGATCGTCGCTCCCAAATTAATAAATAGCTCCAACCAATTAGTCGGTGTTGGGACGAACATGGATTGGACCTCTCCTTATTTTTTATGTCCCAATGAACCAGGGATCTTGGAAGAAACCAGAGAATGTCTGGCAATAAACGGAGCTTGTTTTTTATTAAAAAGGCAATTGCTGGATAAACTTGGTTTATTAGACGAACAATATTTTCACTATTTTGAAGAAACGGACTATTGCTTTAACGCCATTTATTGCGGTTACAAAATACTGTTCTGTCCAGACAGTACAATTTATCATGAATACTACCCCAATCCGGAACGCGAGGAAGCGATCAAGCAGTATTGGGTGCACAGCGAAGCCCGGTTTAATCGCAAATGGAGCTATCAAGGCAATGGGATCGTTGCTAAAAACGCATGA
- a CDS encoding glycosyltransferase, producing the protein MTITVITPVLNEETFLRLFLERVTSFADEILIVDGGSSDNSISIIKSFMRKHNIRLFSNKQGTAYTDEWNESEVRNFLVDQAQGEWIANIDADEIFDDAFESVIPGILAHTTSHVLRFPIVNFWKDPWTVRVNALNDERWSNDIIRMWRNGIGIRYRDQKHHCTLKGPESDIWALPSERIEVPIYHYHYAFGKRFKFNDNRRGDVNLYDNIGDPDWSFQHGEYEIRTVPFSGQHPRTIRNYLGI; encoded by the coding sequence ATGACTATTACGGTAATTACACCCGTTTTGAACGAGGAGACTTTTTTGAGGCTATTTCTGGAGAGGGTGACGTCCTTTGCCGACGAGATTCTTATCGTTGATGGGGGAAGTAGTGATAATTCCATCTCCATTATCAAGTCATTTATGAGGAAGCACAACATTCGCTTATTTAGCAATAAACAGGGAACTGCTTATACGGATGAATGGAATGAATCTGAAGTTAGAAATTTTTTGGTGGATCAGGCGCAGGGTGAATGGATTGCCAATATTGATGCGGATGAAATATTCGATGATGCCTTCGAATCGGTCATCCCCGGCATATTAGCCCATACGACCTCCCATGTGCTGAGATTCCCGATTGTTAATTTCTGGAAGGACCCATGGACGGTGCGCGTTAATGCACTCAATGACGAGAGATGGTCGAATGATATCATCCGTATGTGGCGAAACGGGATCGGCATACGTTATCGTGACCAGAAACATCACTGTACACTTAAGGGGCCCGAAAGCGACATTTGGGCGCTGCCGTCTGAACGCATTGAAGTACCGATTTATCATTATCATTATGCTTTCGGGAAGAGATTCAAATTTAACGACAATCGCCGTGGAGATGTTAATTTATATGACAATATAGGCGATCCGGACTGGTCGTTCCAGCACGGCGAATATGAGATCAGAACTGTACCATTCTCGGGGCAGCATCCCCGAACCATTCGCAATTATTTAGGAATATAG
- a CDS encoding glycosyltransferase, with translation MLSGAIRWKKGRRRARLQRRALLRKIQYWEATRNNRIRAQQNRDAVSLPSPALPIVSPAIPVQPESPASVETLSEKSIKPAFSYEPPKNDYKLKPLNSPLDPNNITLFRFPIIDWGYRWQRPQHICQQFARHGYRVFYFAIETMPIGSAEATFEDIQAVLQIREAEENVWLVQLCSHNSLNAYRDTIHDPLDKQYMKWSIEALRQKFNIGQTASIVDLPFWSMLVFDLEDNKVIYDCMDEHAGFSNTSDELLALEPSLMNRADAIVASSDVLYQKARSLNPSVHLIRNAGEFAHFSMKPSYTPIDIAKVHQPIVGYIGAIADWFDMALVYELAKNNPDWNFVLVGDTYYSDTSNIMKLGNVFILGEKQYHELPAYLHAFDVCIIPFIINSLTLATNPVKVYEYLSAGKPVVATPLPELAPMNEYVSLASGLKEFEAAIARGLQENGEEQARARERRRQFAAENTWEHRYKDFHTIILTALYPKVSVIVVTHNNWIFTERCLNSLLRHTAYPRFEIIVVDNASTDETPARLLQLSYPDIKTILLSENNGFAEGNNIGILNATGDYVVLLNNDTIVSQDWLPRLLRPFKTDPQIAAVGPMSNYVGNDQKLDFFVGDENHGANEVWLNEFYELYDRRIRYTEMLGFFCVAIKKEIFKELGPLDKKFGTGMFEDDDYCLRMRHAGYRLAVAEDAFVYHKGSATFNQWDEKQKNSLFQHNQSFFESKWGRKWEPHKMPQSLFINIADPDTIAEIVAAHSKTAVFASCPEEWNNPQEEWQRKLLQLCNEDTLVIARVGSYLGQPIHGIRKIGPQLYFTNHMELLQKVKFKHIYDFRPFAPGGELIGNELRLLTSV, from the coding sequence ATGTTAAGCGGGGCCATTCGATGGAAGAAAGGCAGACGACGGGCAAGACTACAAAGAAGGGCGTTGCTGCGTAAGATACAGTACTGGGAAGCGACAAGAAACAATAGGATTCGAGCCCAGCAGAATCGGGATGCTGTAAGTCTACCAAGTCCCGCTTTGCCCATAGTTTCGCCTGCTATTCCGGTTCAGCCGGAATCCCCTGCGAGCGTTGAAACGTTGAGCGAAAAATCAATCAAACCAGCGTTTTCATATGAACCACCAAAAAATGATTATAAGCTGAAACCGTTGAATTCTCCATTAGATCCTAACAATATCACTCTCTTTCGTTTTCCGATTATTGACTGGGGTTACCGATGGCAAAGGCCGCAGCATATTTGTCAGCAGTTCGCCAGGCATGGGTATAGGGTGTTTTATTTCGCGATAGAAACAATGCCGATCGGCAGTGCTGAGGCTACATTCGAGGACATTCAAGCTGTGCTGCAGATTCGAGAAGCGGAGGAGAATGTCTGGCTTGTTCAATTGTGCTCGCATAACAGTCTTAACGCTTACCGCGATACAATCCATGATCCGCTTGATAAACAATATATGAAATGGTCGATTGAGGCCCTGAGACAAAAGTTTAATATCGGACAAACGGCATCTATCGTCGATCTTCCGTTCTGGTCTATGCTTGTATTCGATCTGGAGGATAACAAAGTCATTTATGATTGCATGGACGAACATGCCGGGTTTTCAAATACATCCGATGAGCTGCTAGCACTGGAGCCTTCTCTAATGAATAGGGCCGATGCCATCGTTGCTTCGTCCGATGTACTCTATCAAAAAGCGCGAAGTCTAAATCCGTCTGTTCATTTAATCCGGAATGCGGGAGAATTTGCACATTTTTCAATGAAGCCAAGTTACACGCCCATTGATATTGCGAAGGTTCATCAACCGATTGTCGGTTATATCGGTGCCATTGCTGACTGGTTTGACATGGCATTGGTGTATGAGCTTGCAAAAAACAATCCAGATTGGAATTTCGTATTGGTTGGCGATACGTACTATAGCGATACTTCAAACATAATGAAGCTGGGAAATGTGTTCATCCTAGGCGAGAAACAGTATCACGAGCTGCCAGCATACCTGCATGCTTTTGATGTCTGCATCATTCCATTTATTATCAATTCCCTGACCTTGGCAACAAATCCGGTAAAGGTATACGAATACCTGTCTGCTGGCAAACCTGTCGTAGCCACGCCGTTGCCAGAGCTCGCCCCGATGAATGAATATGTATCTCTTGCAAGCGGGCTGAAGGAATTTGAAGCAGCTATCGCTAGAGGACTTCAAGAGAATGGTGAAGAGCAAGCAAGAGCAAGGGAAAGGCGCCGGCAATTTGCAGCTGAGAATACGTGGGAACACCGGTACAAGGACTTTCACACCATTATTCTTACCGCGCTCTATCCAAAAGTTAGTGTAATTGTTGTGACTCACAATAATTGGATATTCACGGAACGCTGCTTAAATAGTTTGCTGCGGCACACCGCATATCCGCGATTTGAAATCATAGTGGTCGATAATGCATCTACCGACGAGACGCCAGCCCGCTTGCTGCAGCTGAGTTACCCCGACATTAAAACGATTCTGTTATCTGAAAACAATGGCTTCGCTGAAGGAAATAACATCGGTATTTTGAATGCTACCGGGGATTATGTTGTGTTGTTGAATAACGATACGATCGTATCCCAGGATTGGCTGCCTCGTTTACTGCGTCCTTTCAAGACAGATCCGCAAATCGCAGCCGTTGGTCCCATGTCCAACTATGTTGGGAATGACCAGAAGCTAGATTTCTTTGTCGGAGATGAAAATCATGGTGCAAACGAAGTTTGGCTCAATGAATTCTATGAGTTGTACGACCGAAGAATCCGATATACGGAAATGCTTGGTTTCTTCTGCGTCGCGATTAAGAAAGAGATATTCAAGGAATTAGGACCACTGGATAAGAAGTTCGGAACGGGCATGTTTGAGGACGATGATTACTGCCTGCGAATGCGGCACGCTGGCTATAGACTAGCCGTAGCGGAGGATGCGTTTGTTTATCATAAGGGCAGTGCAACGTTCAACCAATGGGATGAAAAGCAGAAGAACAGTTTGTTTCAGCACAATCAGTCCTTTTTTGAAAGTAAGTGGGGCAGAAAGTGGGAGCCGCATAAGATGCCTCAATCCTTGTTTATCAATATTGCCGACCCGGATACAATCGCAGAAATCGTCGCTGCCCATTCAAAAACGGCTGTATTTGCTTCCTGTCCCGAGGAGTGGAACAATCCGCAGGAAGAATGGCAGCGCAAGCTGCTGCAATTATGCAACGAGGATACGCTTGTTATTGCCCGCGTGGGCAGTTATTTGGGCCAACCGATTCATGGAATTCGCAAGATTGGCCCGCAATTGTATTTTACCAATCATATGGAGTTATTACAGAAGGTAAAATTTAAGCATATTTATGACTTTAGACCATTCGCGCCTGGGGGTGAGCTCATTGGTAACGAGCTTAGACTACTTACAAGCGTCTAG
- a CDS encoding glycosyltransferase family 2 protein, whose product MSSLVTSLDYLQASSTDEYKQVYEMEQPLVTICIPTYNRADSLLNLSLKSAVKQTYTHLEIIVIGDCCTDHTEEVIRQFNDPRIIFENRESRGEYPAETYQHWLVAGSIPTNRALELASGQFITHLDDDDEFAEDRIEKLVNFAKETRADLIYHPFYYYVVPEHWVVNDAEPLMCAKITTSSMFYHHWLKCVPWDPKSYLLNEPGDWNKVRRMLELGIKTARHPEPLTKKH is encoded by the coding sequence GTGAGCTCATTGGTAACGAGCTTAGACTACTTACAAGCGTCTAGTACCGATGAATACAAGCAAGTTTATGAAATGGAACAGCCGCTAGTCACGATTTGTATCCCCACATATAACCGCGCCGATTCATTATTGAACCTCAGTTTGAAATCAGCCGTGAAGCAAACCTACACGCATTTGGAAATTATCGTCATCGGAGATTGCTGCACCGATCATACCGAAGAAGTCATTCGCCAGTTCAATGATCCAAGAATCATATTTGAAAACCGGGAGAGCCGTGGCGAGTATCCGGCCGAGACCTATCAACACTGGCTGGTGGCTGGAAGCATCCCTACAAATCGCGCGCTCGAGCTGGCTTCAGGCCAATTTATAACTCACCTGGACGATGATGATGAGTTTGCTGAAGACCGAATTGAGAAGCTGGTAAACTTCGCAAAAGAAACTCGCGCAGACTTGATATATCACCCATTTTACTATTATGTCGTTCCGGAGCACTGGGTGGTGAATGATGCAGAGCCGCTGATGTGCGCCAAAATAACAACTTCGTCCATGTTCTATCATCACTGGTTAAAATGTGTTCCTTGGGATCCAAAATCCTACCTGCTCAATGAGCCCGGGGATTGGAATAAAGTCCGGCGCATGTTAGAGCTTGGAATCAAGACGGCAAGACATCCTGAGCCTTTGACTAAGAAGCATTAG